Proteins from a single region of Streptomyces vinaceus:
- a CDS encoding SIS domain-containing protein produces the protein MLDESLLDAPDELARADRRGLLRGAAEAGARVRTAARHATEAGLADLRPDGRPRAVLIAGSGTAATGVADLLGALAGASAPVTRLHPTGVAHAAGALRWALPGWAGSVDLLLLATTDGTEPGLALLAEQAYRRGCTVVAVAPEHSPLGEAVDGAHGLLVPMAKAPYQEYDESAAAGPGALWALLTPLLVLLDKVGLITAAPETLQRVADRLDRTAERCGPAIATYSNPAKTLAAELADTLPLIWSEGAGAGPAGRRFAATLAELAGRPALAADLPEALPAHGVLLAGSFAAGADPEDFFRDRVEEPQALRARIVLLRDRPAGGLTAAPAARELALSHDTAISELEPEEGGELEQLAELLAVTDFATAYLALATRGHG, from the coding sequence ATGCTCGACGAGTCGCTCCTCGACGCACCGGACGAGCTCGCCCGCGCCGACCGCCGCGGCCTGCTCCGCGGCGCCGCCGAGGCCGGGGCCAGAGTCCGCACCGCGGCCCGGCACGCGACCGAGGCGGGCCTCGCCGACCTGCGCCCCGACGGCCGGCCCCGCGCCGTCCTCATCGCCGGGTCCGGCACCGCCGCCACCGGAGTCGCCGACCTGCTCGGCGCCCTCGCCGGAGCATCCGCACCCGTCACCCGGCTCCACCCCACCGGCGTCGCCCATGCCGCCGGGGCCCTGCGCTGGGCACTGCCCGGCTGGGCCGGCTCGGTCGACCTGCTGCTCCTGGCCACCACCGACGGCACCGAGCCCGGGCTCGCCCTCCTCGCCGAGCAGGCCTACCGGCGCGGCTGCACCGTCGTGGCCGTCGCCCCCGAACACTCCCCGCTCGGCGAGGCCGTGGACGGCGCGCACGGGCTCCTCGTACCGATGGCCAAGGCCCCGTACCAGGAGTACGACGAATCCGCGGCGGCCGGCCCCGGCGCCCTGTGGGCCCTGCTGACCCCGCTGCTCGTGCTCCTCGACAAGGTCGGGCTGATCACGGCGGCCCCCGAGACCCTGCAACGCGTCGCCGACCGGCTCGACCGCACCGCCGAGCGCTGCGGACCGGCCATCGCCACGTACTCCAACCCGGCCAAGACGCTCGCCGCCGAGCTCGCCGACACCCTCCCGCTCATCTGGAGCGAGGGCGCCGGCGCCGGACCGGCCGGGCGCCGCTTCGCCGCCACCCTCGCCGAACTCGCGGGCCGCCCCGCCCTCGCCGCCGACCTGCCCGAGGCCCTGCCCGCCCACGGGGTCCTGCTCGCCGGCTCCTTCGCCGCCGGGGCCGACCCCGAAGACTTCTTCCGCGACCGGGTGGAGGAGCCCCAGGCGCTCCGGGCCCGCATCGTCCTGCTGCGCGACCGGCCCGCGGGCGGCCTCACCGCCGCCCCGGCCGCGCGCGAGCTCGCCCTCAGCCACGACACGGCCATCAGCGAGCTCGAACCGGAGGAGGGCGGCGAACTGGAACAGCTCGCCGAACTCCTCGCCGTCACGGACTTCGCCACCGCCTACCTGGCGCTGGCGACCAGGGGACACGGCTGA
- a CDS encoding Trm112 family protein: MPLEAGLLEILACPACHSPLEDKSADEAAPELICTGQDCGLAYPVRDGIPVLLVDEARRPA, encoded by the coding sequence ATGCCGCTCGAAGCCGGCCTTCTGGAGATCCTCGCCTGCCCCGCCTGCCACTCGCCCCTTGAGGACAAGTCGGCGGACGAAGCGGCTCCCGAGCTGATCTGCACCGGCCAGGACTGCGGCCTCGCCTACCCGGTCCGCGACGGCATCCCGGTCCTCCTCGTCGACGAGGCCCGCCGCCCCGCCTGA
- the manA gene encoding mannose-6-phosphate isomerase, class I, with protein sequence MDRLTNTIRPYAWGSTTAIPGLLGVEPTGEPQAEMWMGAHPGAPSRLDRGDGETTLAAVIAADPERELGAAAVTKFGPRLPFLLKLLAAGAPLSLQVHPDLEQAEAGYADEERRGIPVDAGHRNYKDPHHKPEMICALTPFDGLCGFRPPLEAAGLLEGLGVDSLKPYADLLRAHPEEAALREMLTAVLTADRAEMARTVAEAGTAIERLGGPYAPYASLVHHYPGDPGVIAAMLLNHVRLQPGEAMFLGAGVPHAYLDGLGVELLANSDNVLRAGLTPKHVDVPELLRIVRFEPADPAVQRPEGNGEEVYESPVDEFRLSRFALAPGAAPHPLPDGAPQILLCTAGRPKAGEVTLSPGESVFVPADEKVELSGIGTIFRATVPV encoded by the coding sequence ATGGACCGCCTGACGAACACGATCCGCCCCTACGCCTGGGGATCGACCACCGCGATCCCCGGGCTCCTCGGCGTAGAACCCACCGGGGAGCCCCAGGCCGAGATGTGGATGGGCGCCCACCCGGGCGCCCCCTCCCGCCTCGACCGCGGCGACGGCGAGACCACCCTCGCGGCCGTCATCGCCGCCGACCCCGAGCGCGAGCTCGGTGCGGCCGCCGTCACCAAGTTCGGCCCCCGGCTGCCGTTCCTCCTCAAACTCCTCGCGGCCGGCGCCCCGCTCTCCCTCCAGGTCCACCCCGACCTCGAACAGGCCGAGGCCGGCTACGCGGACGAGGAGCGCCGCGGGATCCCGGTCGATGCCGGACACCGCAACTACAAGGACCCCCACCACAAGCCCGAGATGATCTGCGCGCTCACCCCCTTCGACGGCCTGTGCGGGTTCCGTCCGCCGCTGGAGGCCGCCGGACTCCTCGAAGGCCTCGGGGTGGACTCGCTCAAGCCGTACGCCGACCTCCTGCGGGCCCACCCCGAGGAGGCGGCCCTGCGCGAGATGCTCACCGCCGTACTGACCGCGGACCGCGCCGAGATGGCCCGTACGGTCGCCGAGGCCGGGACCGCGATCGAGCGGCTGGGGGGCCCGTACGCCCCGTACGCCTCGCTCGTCCACCACTACCCGGGTGACCCGGGCGTGATCGCGGCGATGCTCCTCAACCACGTACGACTCCAGCCCGGCGAGGCGATGTTCCTCGGCGCCGGCGTCCCGCACGCCTACCTCGACGGCCTCGGCGTGGAGTTGCTGGCCAACTCCGACAACGTGCTGCGCGCCGGACTCACCCCCAAACACGTGGACGTGCCCGAGCTCCTGAGGATCGTGCGCTTCGAGCCCGCGGACCCGGCGGTGCAGCGCCCCGAGGGCAACGGCGAGGAGGTCTACGAGAGCCCCGTCGACGAATTCCGGCTCTCCCGCTTCGCGCTGGCCCCCGGCGCCGCCCCCCACCCGCTCCCGGACGGGGCCCCGCAGATCCTGCTCTGCACCGCGGGCCGCCCGAAGGCGGGCGAAGTGACGCTGTCCCCCGGGGAGTCGGTTTTCGTCCCGGCCGACGAAAAGGTCGAACTGTCCGGTATCGGCACGATTTTCCGGGCCACCGTGCCGGTGTAG
- a CDS encoding cation diffusion facilitator family transporter, with protein sequence MSASGGTRAIVAALAANLAIAVAKFVAFVFSGSSSMLAESVHSLADSGNQGLLLLGGKKAQREATPQHPFGYGRERYIYAFLVSIVLFTVGGMFAIYEGVEKVQHPHPIEDWYWPIGVLLFAIVAEGFSFKTAIKESNEIRGSLSWGQFIKRAKAPELPVVLLEDFGALVGLVLALGGVGLALATGDGVWDGIGTLCIGTLLILIAIVLAAETKSLLLGEAAGAEDVEKIKAALVDGDVVTRVIHMRTLHLGPEELLVAAKIAVEGDDTATQVADAINAAEARIRAAVPIARVIYLEPDIYKAETAAQG encoded by the coding sequence ATGAGCGCGTCGGGCGGTACCAGGGCGATCGTGGCGGCACTCGCCGCCAACCTCGCCATCGCTGTAGCCAAGTTCGTGGCCTTCGTCTTCAGCGGCTCGTCGTCGATGCTCGCGGAAAGCGTCCACTCGCTGGCCGACTCCGGGAACCAGGGGCTGCTGCTCCTCGGCGGGAAGAAGGCCCAGCGCGAGGCGACTCCGCAACACCCCTTCGGATACGGGCGCGAACGCTACATCTACGCGTTCCTCGTCTCCATCGTGCTCTTCACCGTCGGTGGCATGTTCGCCATCTACGAGGGCGTCGAGAAGGTCCAGCACCCGCACCCCATCGAGGACTGGTACTGGCCGATCGGCGTGCTCCTCTTCGCGATCGTCGCCGAGGGGTTCTCCTTCAAGACGGCGATCAAGGAGTCGAACGAGATCCGCGGCTCCCTGTCGTGGGGCCAGTTCATCAAGCGGGCCAAGGCCCCCGAGCTGCCGGTGGTCCTGCTGGAGGACTTCGGCGCGCTCGTCGGCCTCGTCCTCGCCCTCGGCGGCGTCGGTCTCGCGCTCGCGACCGGCGACGGCGTCTGGGACGGCATCGGCACCCTGTGCATCGGCACCCTGCTGATCCTCATTGCCATCGTGCTGGCCGCCGAGACCAAGTCCCTCCTGCTCGGCGAGGCCGCGGGCGCGGAGGACGTCGAGAAGATCAAGGCCGCGCTCGTCGACGGTGACGTCGTCACCCGCGTCATCCACATGCGCACCCTGCACCTCGGCCCCGAGGAGCTCCTGGTCGCCGCGAAGATCGCCGTGGAGGGCGACGACACCGCGACGCAGGTGGCGGACGCGATCAACGCCGCCGAGGCCCGGATCCGCGCGGCGGTCCCGATCGCCCGCGTGATCTACCTGGAGCCGGACATCTACAAGGCGGAGACCGCGGCCCAGGGCTGA